The window CAAGGCCGTCAGGAAATACCTATCCTTCAACATACCGCTCTACGTGGAGGCCAGGGACACCGACCTCGAGGAGATCGAGCTGGGCTCCAAATTCGCCGTCTTCGCCGTGGCGGGAGGGAAGCTGGCCGAGGGCGTAGAGTACGTTAGGGACGGGGCCAACCTCCTATCGACGGTGGTCATCGCCGGCGTGCCGTACCCGGAGCGCGACTACTACCTCGACAAGAGGGTGGAGGACCTCTCGCCGGGCCTGGGCCCCGAGGCCGCGTGGAACGCCGTATACCTATACAGTGCGGTGGTCAAGGTCAGGCAGGCTGTAGGCAGGCTCTTCAGATCGCCGGGCGATAGGGGGGCCCTCGTCTTCCTCGACCACAGATTCCTCGAACCGGACGTCTACGTCCAGCTGAAGGATCTCCTGAGAGGCGCCAAGATAGTCGAGGACGAGGAGGGGCTGAGGAGGGAGCTGGGGCGGTTCTTCGCTACCTCTTCCTGAAAAACGCCCTCCATATGGCGAAGAGGGCTATGGCCAACACGACGTCGGTCGCCGCGAGCGATATGGACAACATCTCGACCGCCCTCCCCACGTCGCCCAGCGAGAAGAGGAACGACACTATGCCCAACACGGCGCCCACCACGCCGACAACGGCTCCGACGAGGGGTAGCATCTGAGGCGCCGTCGGGCCGCCGGCGGGCTGGGCAGGCCTCCTAGGCGGCGGAGCCGTCTGTTGCTGTTGCGGCTGTTGGGTAGGCGGCTGGAGGGGCAGAGGCGGAGGCGGGGGAGGCGGGTAGGCCCTCTGCGTCGCCCTGGGCAACGGGTACGGGTAGGGATAGGGGCCCGTGGTCGCCGGCGGCGGAGGGGGCGGCAGAGGCGGAGGCGGCTGTAGCGGTTGCGGCGGCGGGGGCTGGGCTCCTGGCTGCGGAGGCGGCGGCTGCTGTTGTGGCGCCGGAGGTCTCTGCAAAGGCGGCCTCCTCAGAGGCTTCTCCTCGCCTCCAGACTCCTCGCTAGACATGCCCCCTACGTATTACCTTCTATAAAAAAGTTGCGAATGACGGCCGGCCGAGACGCTTAAAACGGCGGACCGCCGACGGGCTGGGATTTAGCAGATCTGCTTTTATAGCCGGGGCGATGACGGGACGTGCTCATCGTTGCCGAGAAGAGGTCTGTGGCCCAGGCAATAGCCAAATATCTCGGGGGGACGTACTCCAGCTTTAAGGTATCGGGCGTCTCGGCCTACAGGTTCAAGTACGACGGGGCCAGCGCGGTGAGCCTCGGGCTGAGCGGCCACATACTCGACTTCGACTTCCCCCAGGAGATGAACAGGTGGGGGGCTGTTGACCCGGCGCGGCTTTTCGACGAGGCCGTGGTGCTCACGCCGAGGCCCGAGACTCTGAAGTACCTCTACGCCTTGAGGTCGCTGGCTAGAGGACAGGACGTGGTCTATCTAGCGCTGGACGCCGACTCGGAGGGCGAGGCCATCGCCTACGAGGTGGTTCTGCAGGTCAGAGTCGTCAACCCCGCGGCGCGGTTCAAGCGCGTGCGGTTCAACGCAGTGACCAAGGCCGAGATAACGCGGGCCTTCGCCAGACCCGTCGACCTGGACCTCAAGGTGGTGGAGAAGGTGTTCGCCAGGATGGCCAGCGACTTGACCATAGGCGCCGCCTTCACAAGGCTCCTCACGCTCTCCGTCCGCAGAGAGGACTCGTCGGCGCTTCCCTTCGGCAAGTTCCTCAGCTACGGCCCCTGCCAGACCCCCGTCCTGGGCCTCGTGGTCTCCAGAGAGCTCGAGAGGCTCAACTTCAAGCCTGAGGAGTACTTCGTCGTGAGGGCCGTCGTGGGGACAGGCGGCGGGGAGGTGGAGATGCGCTCCAAGCCGTTTAAGAGGAGGGAGGAGGCCGAGGCCGCGCTGGCCGCCGCGAGGAAGGCCGAGGGGAGAATCGCCGAGGCTAGGTACGAGAAGGCCGAGGTGAGGCCGCCGGTGCCGCTGGAGACAGTCGAGCTGGAGAGGAGGGCGAGCCGGTGGCTGAACATAAGGGCCAAGGCCGCGTTGGATATCGCGGAGGAGCTCTACAGGCTCGGCTACATCTCGTACCCACGCACCGAGACCACCATATACCCGCCCACCCTCGACTTGAGGGCCATATTGGAGGAGCTGAGGAACACGCCGTTCGGGCAGTACGCGGAGGATCTGTTGAGGAGGCCCTTCACGCCGACGAGAGGCCGTAGCGACGACGGGGCGCACCCGCCCATACACCCGACGAGAGGCGCCGGGAGGGGCGAGATAGAGGCGAGGCTGGGGCAGAGGGGCTGGAAGATATACGAGCTCGTCGTGAGGCATTTCCTGGCCACCTTGAGCCCTCCGGCCGTGGTGGAGAGGCAGAGGATCGCCGCCGCCTTCGGTCCCCTGGTGCTGGAGGCCGAGGGGAGGAAGGTAATCTCCAAGGGGTA of the Thermoproteus uzoniensis 768-20 genome contains:
- a CDS encoding DNA topoisomerase, which codes for MLIVAEKRSVAQAIAKYLGGTYSSFKVSGVSAYRFKYDGASAVSLGLSGHILDFDFPQEMNRWGAVDPARLFDEAVVLTPRPETLKYLYALRSLARGQDVVYLALDADSEGEAIAYEVVLQVRVVNPAARFKRVRFNAVTKAEITRAFARPVDLDLKVVEKVFARMASDLTIGAAFTRLLTLSVRREDSSALPFGKFLSYGPCQTPVLGLVVSRELERLNFKPEEYFVVRAVVGTGGGEVEMRSKPFKRREEAEAALAAARKAEGRIAEARYEKAEVRPPVPLETVELERRASRWLNIRAKAALDIAEELYRLGYISYPRTETTIYPPTLDLRAILEELRNTPFGQYAEDLLRRPFTPTRGRSDDGAHPPIHPTRGAGRGEIEARLGQRGWKIYELVVRHFLATLSPPAVVERQRIAAAFGPLVLEAEGRKVISKGYWTVYPYEEEEEEPLPYVKRGDPAELLSAKIERRLTEPPPRMTESELLKLMRKYGIGTDATMQDHIHTNVLRGYMRIAGGKCIPTPLGMSLATALMKHARPIIDPEVRSKMEAALQEIAAGRMDPSKVVAAIREEFKKYYKFLEDKKAEIAGELVKALKEGPDRKQ